Part of the Pelmatolapia mariae isolate MD_Pm_ZW linkage group LG3_W, Pm_UMD_F_2, whole genome shotgun sequence genome is shown below.
TTCATGAAGAAGCACGTTTTATATCAGCTAAAGCTGGAGACAGAGTGACTTTACATTGTTACTATGAACAGAATGTTGCTGCAAATTTTTACTGGTATAAACAAACTTTAGGAGAGAAACCAAAACTCATTTCTACCTTCTATGAGACAGAAACCAATTTTGTGCAATTTCATGATCCATTCAACAATAATGCACGCTTCAGACTAGATAATGGAAAAGGAAATAATCATTTGATTATCTCAGACTTAAGTGTTTCAGACTCAGCAACTTACTACTGTATATTTTCCTATTTCTACACATTAATGTTCTTAGAGACCATTATTGTCAGTGTCAATGATTCAGATTTAAACATACGAGCTTCAGTTCATCAGTCAGCATCTGAGACCATCCAGCCAGGAGGCTCTGTAAGTCTGCACTGTATGGTGCACACTATGCTGAGCTGTGATCGAGAACACAGTGTTTACTGGTTCAAAGACTCTGAAGATTCTCAGCCAGGACTCATTTACACCCATGGAGTCAGGAATGATCAGTGTGAGAGGAAAGACAACAAAAGAACACACACCTGTGTCTATAACTTGAGAATGGAGAGCCTGAATTTCTCTCACGCTGGGATCTACTACTGTGCTGTCGCCTCATGTGGACACATACTGTTTGGAAATGGGACCAAGCTGGACTTTGGGGGTAAGTCACTTTTCCAGCAGAAGTGACTCACATGGTATTATAAATAGGAGCAGATCATATTTGATGAACTGAGGAAGAAAAGCTAAAAAGCTCTGTCATTTCTAGGATTTACAGTTCGGCGAGATTCTCCTTCCCTGATGTATTTCTTAAGCGCAGCTTTAACACTCACCACCATCATCAGTGTGTTATCAACTTTTTTAGTGTAtaagatgaaaagaaagaacaactgccaatccagaggttagaatctgttttcatattttactcTTGTGGTTTAAAAATAGTGGCATTTAAGTTTaaatcatttcctttttttctcagcAGACTCAAACACAAATGATTCTGTAAATTTAGAGGTGAGTTTTAAAGTGTGGAAGTTCATGTGTTTTTAGGAAATGACAtttcttgttgaattattatcTTGATTCATTTGGTATCCAGAGCATGCAAGAGGACAACCTTCATTATGCTGCTTTGAGAAAAATTAGGACGAAAGGAGCAAGAAGACAGACGAGCAACACCCAGGATGAATGTGTGTACTCCGGTATAAAGTAAACATAGTAGAAATGATTATTTCCAATATAACCTTTCTGCTATAGTGATGATTTTGGCAACaatttctaaatattttttcatcttctctttggtctgaaaaaaaaagatttaactgCTAACAGCATTTGATCGCTTGCAAATTTTTGAAATTCCTGTAAATGTAATTGCAGAAGAtaatttgttttggattttgggtttgatttaattttgtattttttagttGTCTGTTTGAATTTGGTGTTGTGATTTTTCTATCATTTGAAGTTTTGATTCTTAATTTTTCTGGGTTCAGTATTGGATACTTGTTTTGATATACCATATTTTATTGCTGAATGCTTGTGATCAGATTAGGTTTTTGTGCCTGTATTTGCTGTATTCAAATGATGAGGCTTAgtttttgtgtaaaaatgtataatattgttttGAGTAGTAGTCTCCCAAGTGTTCCTGCTGATAATGACTGTCACCTGCATGTTATTTCTCACCTGTTTAACAttccaatccaatccaactttatttttggaGCAATTTAAAACAACAtcgttgaccaaagtgctttccagcaaaaaacagagataaaagttaaaaaccatacattaaacagacaaagaaatgaatataaataacaataaaataaatacatgaatgaaaaaagaagataaaaataaatcagtatatattaaatattaaaacatgagTAAAATAGACAATAAAGTATACCAGAAAtgaaattaacaaaataaaaaggttaagAGTGACCAAAAACTGACTAAAACTGACTACCAGCTGACTCTGGTACTACTCCTAAAAAGCCTTGGAAAAAAGGTGCATTTTTAAAAgtggttcaaggttcaaggttctttatttgtcacatgcatagttatacaagtataacacacagtgaaatgtatcctgacacgctcctcgacatgtgcaaaagggggggggggggggggggggggggggggggggggtagaggaataacattatatatatgtatatatatagtatatatacatatatatatagtatatatatagTAGTATATACTATATAGTGATTTGAAGATTTCAAGTGTGGGGCCAGCCTAATATGGAGGGGCAGCTTATTCCATAATTTGGGGGCCACAACAGCAAAAGCTTGGTCCCTCTGGTGTTTCAGTCTCGGCATGGGGACAGCAAGGAGTGACTGGTCAGTTGATCTAAAAGACAACTGTGTAcaggtaagtagcagccaggccattttaacactttaaaagcaaacaataaaattttaaaatgaattctaaaatggACAGACAACCGGTGTAAAGAGGCAAGAACAGGGGTAATATGCTCATGTTTGCGTTTCCCTGTCAGCAGGcaagcagcagcattctggaccATTTGCAAGCGTGATAGTGAGGGCTGatattattcaattcaattcaattcaattttatttatatagcgccaaatcacaacaaaagtcgcctcaaggcgctttatattgtacagtagatcgcacaataataaatacagagaaaacccaacaatcatatgaccccctatgagcaagcactttggcgacagtgggaaggaaaaactcccttttaacaggaagaaacctccggcagaaccaggctcagggaggggcggccatctgctgtgacgggttggggtgagagaataTTATATAGAccaatataaagtgcattacaataatcaaggCGAGTGGTCACAAATACATGTAAAACTCTCTCTAAgtcacaaaaagaaataaaaggtttGACTTTAGAGAGCAGCCTCAGCTGAAAAAAGCTATTTCTCACCACTGTATTTATCTGTCTATTTTAAGAGCTATGTCAATTTTTATTCAAAGGTTGGTGACAATTGGTTTGACACAGGATGTGAGAGGAGCCAAGTCAGATGGTGGGATACCAGGGCCACTTGGCCCAAATATAATCATCTcagtcttcttttcattcaaatttaaaaaattcagaGTAAGCATACATTCTAAAATAGGCCTGAGGGGGTTAGGATCCTTGTGTTTCAGGGGTAGATAAATCTGACAGTTGTctgcaaaaaaatgaaatgacacttatttttattttattccccTTGGctgtatttttaataatatgGCCAAGGGGAAGtaaataaatgctaaaaaaaaagaaggggccCCGAGGATGGATCCTTGAGGTACACCACATGGGAGGGGGGCAGAGGATGAATGAAATTTTCCAAGTGAGACAAAGAAACTTCTGTCAGACAGGTATGACTTGAATCACTCCAAGGCAGTGCCTCTAATTCCAACATGATGTTCTAGGGGAGAAATTAAAATGTTGTGATCTACTGTATCAAACGCTGCTGTGAGAACCAAAAGCACAAGTAAGATGAAATTGCCAGAGTCAGCAGTTAGTAAgatatcattaaaaactcaaaagtGCAGACTGCTGTGAAGTGTTTTAAAACCTGATTGAAATACCTCAAAAATTGTTTTACGGTTTTAAAAAGGCTGTAGCTGTGAAGTCACGACTTTTTCCAAACTTTTAGAAACAAAAGGAAGCTTTGAAATAGGTCTGAAATTGCACAACAAAGAGGCATCTAGGCCAGGGTGTTTCAGCAGAGGCTCGACCACTGCCTATTTAAAAGTTCAGGTTCATTCCCAGTTAGTATTTATAGCCCTGTCTTCCTTtgttctttgtctctgtggcTGTATATCTCCACCCTCTGGTTTCTGAGGATCTCTATTATGATTTttggatttctgtttttttttttttctattttgtaaTTCTGTTTGCAATCTAATAAAagattattcaattcaattttatttatagcgccaaatcacaacaaaagtcgcctcaaggcgcttcattgTCATGGTGTCCGAGGATGCCCACACCCGCGGGTGTGGCTGTCAACTCCACACCTGCATCCCATCATCAGGTGGACTATTTAATCCAGCTCAGCCAGCTGGTTCACGCCAGTCCGTTAGTCGCCTCTCAGCGGTAACATGCACCCACGTGAAGGCGGTTGTGAAACAAATTGTGAACAAACTAATCCTTTCCTTGTGCGCTCAGGTAAAAGCTTGGTGTGTTTGGAGCCCTCTCCTGCCTGTCTTCCTGCCCGCCTGGAGTTTGGATCACTACCGGTACTCATCTCCTCTATTTTCCTGGAGCTCCCCCGCGGACCCTCACCCTCCCTCCAGTTCCCACAGCCCCGCCTTGACCGTAGTACTCTACCCCACGTATGCTCTTATTTCCCCGTTCCCCAGTaactctcttcctctttctgttgCAGCCTCCCACAGTCCCGATTACGGCGTTCCTGAGTTATTTATCTCCCGGTCCCTTGGTTTTCTAGTacattagtttttttcttttgacccTTCCGGGACACCCTtagttaaaataaagtttattttacgTGCACCTTGGCGTGTTGTctctgcttctgggtccagCTTGTGTGCTGAAATACGGTTCTTGACAGTACGGACTGGCCAGGATGTACCCAGCAATTCGCAATTAAAAAACAGGGCGCTATTCTCGGTCGTCACGATCAGCTGCTCCAATCACTCCAGGACCAATACCAGGAGCTTAGTGACACTCAGGACGAACTGCGGGCCAAGCAGCCCGACCCTGCGTGCCGCAGCATTTCATTTCCGCTGTTGGAACCCTTCCACGGGGAACTAGACctgtggggggggggttccTTTTCCAATGCTCTCTATTTTTCAGCCGCACGCCGCATGCCTTCCCCACGTATGCTGCTAAAATTTTGTGAGGCTGTTACGGGGACGAGCATTagcaaagtgcttaacaataaAACTAGAAATATAAATTGCAATATAAAACaacaagctcatttgtttagacatgtcttcagctgctttttaaaactcACTGGAGTCTAGACAGAAAGACAATGGAAGAGAGTTCCACAGACTTGTTGCCAGTGACGGAAAAGCCTGATGAAAGAGAAGGCGTGTGGCTAGAGTTTACCTTGAGGCTGTGATCTCTGGGATAGCACTGCTTCTACACCAACATCTTATGCGTCAACCTCTACAATGAACTGTTTGCTTATATCTGGTTGAATTAGAATGAGAGCGGAGGTGaattgtcacggttctgggtcggtgcgacccagtattttgagttctaatgttttggtttattcttGTATGATCATTTTGTTACCTTTTGTGATATGTTGGTTATTATTTGAATTCTATGTTTCTGTTTACTCATGTTTAAGGATTCATTCTTCGGTTGTATCTCACGTTTAGTTTAGTTCAggttccatgtgtcattttctgtttgtctctcagtgtcaggtctgcgtcttggtgtagtgttcttgtttcctgttttattgtgaaggtctgcgtctcatgtgagtgtgttcagttttacctctgtctcgtcttgttgattattcccagctgtgttccccacctgtgtgtaatctccctgtgtttctctgtgtgtatttaagtggcgtcctctgtctttgtagttgctggtccgtctgtgtatccaccctgcttcattctgtgtgtttccctgctgtCAACCGTCATCTGTTTCCGCCCGCTCTCATTCATGTTCAGGTTCGTGTTCTGTAGTCAGTttgttcccagtttagtttagtctTTGCTCCGTTCGCCATTTGtccatttcattttgtgtttaataaaccacCCTCACACCTGTACAAGtgcctgcgtttggatcctcctttattttCCACACTGCTCATCTCACTCACCGTGACATGAATAGCTGTTTTAGTTTAGTGAAGGCTGTGTGGGCGTCCTAGGGCCAGGTGAATGGTACCTTAGGGGAGGTGAGACAACTTGGCTGTAGTTTCTGATGAAACTCCGGTAGAAGTTGGCCAACCCGAGGAAGCGCGGAGTTGCTTTCAGGTCTCCAGGATGGGCCGTTCCTGCAATGCTTTCACCTTTGCTGTGTCTGTCTTCACCTGTCCTCTGGCTAATACACAGCCCAGAAATGAGACGGAGGAAGCATGAAACTCACATTTCTGGGCCTTCGTGTACAGCTGATTCTCTAAAAAGCTCCTCACATGAAGGCTATGCTCCTCAAGAGTCCTGGGAAAAAAAGGATGTCATCAAGGTAGACAAAAACGAATACATCCAAAAAGTCTCTAAGCACATCATTCACAAGAGCCTGGAAGACAGAGGGAGAATTAGTTAACCCAAACGGCATAACTAGGTATTCAAAATGTCCCAGAAGTGTTTTATACGCTGTCTTCCATTTATCTACTTTCCGTCTCCAGATGAGGTGGTAAGCATTATGAAGGTCTAACATGGTGAAGACAGTGGCTCCCTGGATAGACTTGAAAGCTGAGTTAATGAGTGGGAGTGggtatttattctttattgtcatGTCATTCAGCCCTCTATAATCAATACATGGCCGGAGCAACCGATCCCTTTAGGCACAAAGAAGAAGCCAGCAGCTTCCGGTGAAGAGGACAGTCTGATCATTTCTGCTGGCAGTGACTCCTGAATGTACTTCTCCATGGATTTGAGACAGGTTGTAAAGTCAGCCAGATGGCAGCAGACCTCTGGGTAATAGGTCAATACCACAATCATATGGACAGTAAGGTGGGAGTTAGAGCATTTTATCCATACTGAATAATTCCTGTAAATCATGATATTCAGAGGGTACCCAGGAaagatcaggtgactgtgaGATCTGTGGGAAGGAGAACCCTGATCTTAGTGCGGTTAGCGAGACAAAAAAAGACTCCTGCTAGCAATCGTTTTCCTGGCCCAGTCAATGACGAGCTTTCTTAATTCTCAGATATTACGCTTCAAATGGAATAAAAGGCCAACAATGATATCTAAAAGTGCCTTACAGTTACCCCAAAAAAAGGCCGACATATCACTTCCAAACTTAGTATATCTTATGTGTGCCATCGAAGCTGTAATACATTTTAAGGTTGTTCACCATTTTCATTGGTCCATGGACAGGTTATCACAAATCCACATAGATGGATCCTACATGTGACCGATGCAGAGGACCTACAGTCAAACTGCTTCATATATTTTGGCTATGTCCAAAGCTACATGTTTTAGAATTCCATTTTTGagtctttttattaaatatttgtacAAACAGTAAATCCATCTCCATACTCTTCAAGAGTTCAGTGTAAACGGGGGGTCTCATTAGTTATCTCTCTTAGTGTGGATGATGCAAACAGCTGATTTATTTTCTCTGCTCGCAGAAAGACTCTGTCCTTCTAAATAAAGGACATTTTGCCTCCAACATTTGGCCGATTTGGATTAGAGAGGTTATGTGTCATATTCATCTTGAATCTCTTATAActgtaaaaacataattttgtatttatttgggttatctttgtctaattttAACATGTGCTATAGTTCATCTACATCAAGGTTGTTGTTCAGAAATGCTCTTCAGCATGTTCAAATACAGCTATTGTTTTCTATCAGCTCCTTGACCTCTGGCAACACTAGAGATGATTGTGCTGAAAAAACCTTCCAGataagcagtttctgaaatacttagATCAGCCAACCTTACAACAGTAATCATATTATTTCATCAGAGATCGAGGAAACTTCTGTCTATGTACGGAGATGAGTGTATCAGCTGCTCTCTATTGGCTCCCAGCACCTGTGCTGTCAGTTGTAAAACCAAAAAGTAACAAGTGTAATAACACGCTCATATGATATTACAAAATTGAtgagtcttgtttttttttctgtttatctcATTCATTGTGCACATTgtgaggggtttttttccccactataGCTGACTCTGACCATGTGATCATGTTTCCTTAAAAAGACATACTATGTCACTTCTGCTTGGCCAATCAGGCACAGTCTCCTGTAAGAAGAGTGAAGAAAGGTTTGAGATTCTTTTCATTCAGCACAATTATTTCAAGAAGATGACATCTGCGAAGTTTGTCGTCTGTCTCACATGTTTGTTCTTGGGGGAAATAGGTGAGTTTGGTTTTGAAAATTTCAATATGTTTTCATGCTTTCAAGATTCCATAATCTGCATTTGGTCTGTCTTTTATTTTACTTCAGCTCAGACAAACAACCTGAATACCTCTTCTTCTGTTCCCCAAGAAAGACGTTTCATATCAGTTAAAACTGGGGACAGCGTGACTTTGCATTGTTACAGTAAAGGTGATGGAGCTCCACGGTTTTACTGGTATAAGCAAACTTTGGGAGATAAACCAACACTCATTTCTACCTTCTATGTATATGAAAACAATCCCACATTTTATGACACATTCAAGAATGATCCACGCTTCACCCTGGATACTGAAAGAGGTCAAAACCACTTAATAATCTCAGATATGTGCATTTCAGACTCAGGAACATACTACTGTATATGTTCCTATTTGTACACATCAACATTTTCAGAGAGCATTACTGTTGGTGTTAAAGATTCAGATTTGAACATCAAGGCAGTGGTCCAACAGTCAGCTTCTGAAACCATCCAGCCAGGAAGCTCTGTGACTCTGAACTGTACAGTGTACACTGGGACTTGTGATGGAGAACACAGTATTTACTGGTTCAAAGACTCTGAAGAATCGCATCCAGGACTCATTTACACCCATGGCGGCAGGAATGATCAGTGTGAGAGGAAAGCTAACAAAAGAACACACACCTGTGTCTATAACTTGACAATCAACAGCCTGAATTGGTCTAATGCTGGGACCTACTACTGTGCTGTCGCCTCATGTGGACACATACTGTTTGGAGAAGGAACCACGCTGCTGTTTGGAGGTAAGTAACAGTATAGAAGCCAAATCAGTCACTGATACTATATGATCAAACTTAAAAGAAAACATAGAGTATAGAGAAGTCTGTGTTAAGGATGCCTTGGTCTTTACAGATGAGGCAAAATCTCTTGCCTTGGTGTACGTCTTGAGTGGAGCATTGACTTTCACCTCCACCCTGGTTGTTTTACTGGCTTTTCTTCTCTACAAGATGAGCAAAAGAAACCACTTCAAATCAGGTACTGGAAAAAAGTACTGTATTTGACGGCTTTTATTCACTGATTTGGACTTTTAAGTGAGTTTTAACTGCTGTTTTTGTATTTCACATTCAGGCCATCATCAAGCAAGACTTTCTATTCCTTCTGTACAGGTATGTTTCCTCTGTGTAGCATATATTGCAATTAAAATAACAATCAATAAAATTTTGCTACAAagcattttaatgtttattttatttactttttttttctttcgcgTTTTTGCCACAATTTTTTGTGACAAAAACGTGATCACATTTTGATCTACCTCTcaaatttgttttttccagGGTAACCATGATGCAGACAACCTCCACTACGCTGCTTTAAGCATTAACCTGCCCGCCAAAtcaaagagacaaagaaaataCCAGAGTGAATGTGTTTACTCCAGTGTCAAGCAGTAGGTTACATTTTTTCCActgaaatgtaagaaaaaaaataagcacagaCTTTTGATGAGTAATTTGAAGATAATTTCATATATGTTGAACATAAGATCATTgcatttttcagtgtttaacaATGACCTGTTACAATATAAGGTTGAATTTTACATGGAAATAACCTTtctttatgttatttttatCTATTAGTTTCATACTTTGCTGTTCTGAGCAAATGTCACCACACGATcaacaaagacagaaataagtatattttgtttgtttttcgaTCTCTATGCCTCATCATTTCcacatctgtctttttttttttatcaacatTGCTGAActaattaaagacaaaattaTGTATAATTGTTGTCCTCTATTTTAGTTTTGGGTGGATGTAAAAGCAACCAGTGTCACTGCATGACCTAACAATGCCATAACCAATGGTAATTTAATACTTACATTCAACCGCTTTATTGTAGTACAGTTTAATTGTACTTATATACTtgtgcatttaaacaaaaaactggGCATGTAGATGAATATGACAGTGATTTTGTGTGTGGACAAATTTAAGGTAAGTGCtgtagaagaaaaaacaaacataaagctAAAATGTCTCGAGTGGAGAGAGCAGTGATGATGTAAAAGAGAACCCCGCTCCAAagcttgtgtttaaaaaaacaacaacaaaaaacaaacaaagctaaGGCTTCAGGCAATAACCACGTGTCACATATAATTTCCACTTAAGCcctttttccattagtacctactgaGATCGACTCGACATGACTTGTTTTTCATTACAACCAAGTACCACCTAATGTGCACAGGAGGTCGTTATAGCTACTTGCCCGAAGGTCCCACGACGTCACTTGTATGTGAGACAAATGCTACAACAAAGGTGGGCGTTGTCATGATCTGCAGCTGCAGATTGTGTGAAGCAGAGAGAGGACCAAGGTGCAATAACACAAGAGAATAGGAACTAATTTTAACTAAAGACGTGCCGTTTATTAGGCTGAATATAAAAGTACAAATCAGACAACCCAACTAATAACTAATCTAAACTGGGAAACACTAAGGAACAGAGACACAAGGGGATAAGAACAGATGACCTGACAGGGAACAACGGGGAAACCCacacaatatatacacaaaAGGGTGATTAGGGAGAGTGGAGGCACAGGAGGCATGGGAGCACAGGAGGGACAAATCAGGCATAatgagacaggggaagcaaaactgaacacactgaacacagggcaagacactgtcaaaataaaacaggaagtagcacGAACACAGagactcaaaaacacacacaagctttACACCCAGATGgggataaataaaaatgaaatggaaaCAGACAATGGACTGGGGAGGAGAGGAACATGAGAACAAGTAAGGgagaaaaaatatcaaaacGTGACTAAGACActaagacagagagggagagcaagaCACAGGACACCAACACAAACATGAAAGACAGAGACACGACTGGggggaaacaaataaacacaaaggaGATAACAAACTCTCACTGGAGACACGGGGATGAGACAAAGACGCAAAAGCAGCCTAGCTAATAGGCTTAGTCAAAGACCCAGCACCCTGACAGATGTCAAGGTGATCAAGGCTGCTTGATCTGTGGTACCTGGTATCAGGTACTATCTCCTAATGGAAAATCCTAAAAACTGTGTGGAGCTGTGCTGAGCTGATCGGAGCAGGTACTAGGTttagacttctttaagtttcataaagacatttcacctctcatccaacaGGCTTCTTTGGTTCTAAAACCAAATGGGGAGTGTTCAAGGTATTTAAACCCTAGTGGGGGTtgtcacatgagccaaggtgtgaaaaaagacGTGGATCATTATCACCATAGGTCTTGGGTGAAACCATTGTGAGACTTTGCATCATGTGACCCATTGAGGTTACCGGGCAAAAGATATGAGTGGGGGTTTAGACACCTGGGACAGGATCTCAAGACTAAATTGTaggtggcagacagttggtgtcgtaaacaaCACCCCCTCTGTTCAATGATGGTCCTTTTCATGCATGGATACAGTGTTATTTTAATTGAAAGGAAGGTTTATATATAGGACATGAATTACTGCTGTACCAtgtgtgaaa
Proteins encoded:
- the LOC134624066 gene encoding immunoglobulin kappa light chain-like, producing MASAHIVFYLICLFLGVIAQKNNMHLSSSVHEEARFISAKAGDRVTLHCYYEQNVAANFYWYKQTLGEKPKLISTFYETETNFVQFHDPFNNNARFRLDNGKGNNHLIISDLSVSDSATYYCIFSYFYTLMFLETIIVSVNDSDLNIRASVHQSASETIQPGGSVSLHCMVHTMLSCDREHSVYWFKDSEDSQPGLIYTHGVRNDQCERKDNKRTHTCVYNLRMESLNFSHAGIYYCAVASCGHILFGNGTKLDFGGFTVRRDSPSLMYFLSAALTLTTIISVLSTFLVYKMKRKNNCQSRGKSLVCLEPSPACLPARLEFGSLPVLISSIFLELPRGPSPSLQFPQPRLDRSTLPHVCSYFPVPQ
- the LOC134619873 gene encoding uncharacterized protein LOC134619873; the encoded protein is MTSAKFVVCLTCLFLGEIAQTNNLNTSSSVPQERRFISVKTGDSVTLHCYSKGDGAPRFYWYKQTLGDKPTLISTFYVYENNPTFYDTFKNDPRFTLDTERGQNHLIISDMCISDSGTYYCICSYLYTSTFSESITVGVKDSDLNIKAVVQQSASETIQPGSSVTLNCTVYTGTCDGEHSIYWFKDSEESHPGLIYTHGGRNDQCERKANKRTHTCVYNLTINSLNWSNAGTYYCAVASCGHILFGEGTTLLFGDEAKSLALVYVLSGALTFTSTLVVLLAFLLYKMSKRNHFKSGHHQARLSIPSVQGNHDADNLHYAALSINLPAKSKRQRKYQSECVYSSVKQ